CTTCTTTATCTATTTTTAATGTTTGAATTTCTTTATTTTTGTCATTTATAAATTTTTCTGCCTTTTTTATAAATAAAACGAATATACCAAGTAATATGAAGTAAAAAATAGTTATTATTAAGCCATAGTAATTATGTAAAAATTCTAAAATGCTAAATAACATACAATTACCATAGGAATTTCAAATGAAATTCCTAAAATCAATCTAAATCTTTAATGATTTCTTCATCACTTTTTACAACCATTCCAGAGCCGTGAATTACGCTCGGAATACAACTTGTGCAAATATCTACTGGCTTATTGTTTTTATGAGCTCTAATAAATACTGCGTGCTCGTCTTCGCTAGCTTTTAGACTACATACATTACAAATAATTTCATTGTTTAAAACCATAATAATCTCCTTAAAAATAAAATTAAATACTACAAAAAAATCAAAATATAAAAGTTATTTTTAATCAATTTAAAGGCTGTTTTAATCTTAATTCATTTTGAAATAATAAATGAGCTAGAAATATTACAAAAAATACAGGTAGAAAAAACCCAACATAAGGAATATTTGAAGCTAAATAAAATAAAAATACGCAAAAAATATATTTAAATTTAAAAGGTTTAAAACTTAAAAAATCATTTTTATTTAAAACACAACTAGCCACATCGTAAATTAAAAAATTAAAAAATAAATAAAACATTAAGCAAAACATTAAAAATGATGCTATGAAATTTAATATAGGAATTATGTGAAATAAAAGCACAAAAAATAAAAAAAATAAGAATTTCAATACAATTTTAAACAAAAGCCAAGTTATTTGAATTAACCCTATTTCATCTAATTTATTGTAATTATAATGCTTTAAATTAATTTCTCTAACTATCATTGGAGTTAAAAATGAAGTAATAACTAAAGCAAAAAATATAGATAAATATAAAGCTAAAAAACCACCACCTGAAATAGTAATTATCATAATAAATATTTGTATGGCATGTAGTATCATCGCACCTAAAAAAAAGTTAAAAGCTTCTTCGTTAAAATCTAAACTACCAACATAACTAAATGCAAGTGTTAATAAACTAATAAATATAATTGAGCTTATAATTAATGGAAATAAAGAAAATGCTAAAAATCTAAATGTAAAAAAATCTTTTAGGCTAATAATGAAATTATTCATATTTATACCACTTAATTACTTGAGAAAATAATCCGTTTCCATTAAATCCTATTGGCATATTTTCAATACCTTTAATTTTTTTATTATAAGCTAAAAAATAATTGTAATTTACCAAAAATACATAAGAAGGGTTCATTTTAATCTGCTCTTGAAACTCTTTGTAATAATTCTCTTGCACTTGATTTATGGTATTTTTTGCTTGAGTTTTATTAATCTTATTTGTATTTAAAATAGTTGCAAAATTAATACTATCATATACTTCAATATCTACAATCTTACTAGCTTCATAATCATCATTGTTGGTTTGTAATACATCTGTTAATATTCCAAAATCTTTTAATTGCATAGCAAGATTTTCGGCTATACTTAAGTAGTCTTTATTATTTTTATCTACATAAATTTCTAATTTTAAAGGTAAATCTAATTTTTTATAATAATTTGCTGTGCTTTCTTTATTAATATTTAATTCTATACTCTTTTTATCTTTATAAAATCCTAATTCATTTATAATTTTTCTAGCTTCTGCTCTATCACAACCATTATTATTTAAACTTAAAATATGTTTATTAATACTAAAATTTGGTAATTGATTTAAAATAGATTTGTTACAAATAATCAAAGAAATTGCATATCTTAATTTCCTATCATAAATTACTTTATTATTTAATTGTAATGCTATAGCGTGATCTGATTCTAAAGTCTTATATACTAAATCATCATCAATATTTTTTATATTTTTATAATTAATCAAGCCAACATCAATTATGTCATTATTTAAAGCATTTTTTATTTGAACTTCATTTTGATAAAACTTAAAAACTACCCCGTCATTAAGTGCTTTAAAAATAGCATTAGGATTTTTCACTAAAACTATTTGTTCGTTGTTAAATTGCTTTAAATTATAAGTACCAAGACCAATAGCATCACTATTAAACCAACTTAAACCATATTTAATAAGAGCATTTTTTGACATAATCCCTAACGTTAAAGAATTTAAAAAATCATTATCTGGATACTTCAATACAAATTCAACTTTATATTTATCAATTATATTTATTT
This is a stretch of genomic DNA from Campylobacter sp. RM12651. It encodes these proteins:
- a CDS encoding EI24 domain-containing protein, with the protein product MNNFIISLKDFFTFRFLAFSLFPLIISSIIFISLLTLAFSYVGSLDFNEEAFNFFLGAMILHAIQIFIMIITISGGGFLALYLSIFFALVITSFLTPMIVREINLKHYNYNKLDEIGLIQITWLLFKIVLKFLFFLFFVLLFHIIPILNFIASFLMFCLMFYLFFNFLIYDVASCVLNKNDFLSFKPFKFKYIFCVFLFYLASNIPYVGFFLPVFFVIFLAHLLFQNELRLKQPLN
- a CDS encoding ABC transporter substrate-binding protein is translated as MKKFLLLFLVFSINFLSADLIKVAMKNQPNNINPIYNPNDDLVNLLYLGLFYKNNNKELIPALANSYKISNDKLRYEFELKKGLHFIKNNIDFGEFTSEDVKTTYEIIINHFFNSNYSRFYNNISQINIIDKYKVEFVLKYPDNDFLNSLTLGIMSKNALIKYGLSWFNSDAIGLGTYNLKQFNNEQIVLVKNPNAIFKALNDGVVFKFYQNEVQIKNALNNDIIDVGLINYKNIKNIDDDLVYKTLESDHAIALQLNNKVIYDRKLRYAISLIICNKSILNQLPNFSINKHILSLNNNGCDRAEARKIINELGFYKDKKSIELNINKESTANYYKKLDLPLKLEIYVDKNNKDYLSIAENLAMQLKDFGILTDVLQTNNDDYEASKIVDIEVYDSINFATILNTNKINKTQAKNTINQVQENYYKEFQEQIKMNPSYVFLVNYNYFLAYNKKIKGIENMPIGFNGNGLFSQVIKWYKYE